The DNA region CCGAGGACCGCGTAAGGACGGAGAACGTGGCCCTGCGCGAGGCGATCGACCAGGCGACGATGTTCGAGGAGATCGTCGGAACTTCGCCTCGCCTGCGCACCGTCCTGGCCAATCTCGCCAAGGTGGCGCCAACCGACTCGACGGTCCTCATCCTGGGAGAGACGGGCACGGGCAAGGAACTCGTCGCCCGGGCGATCCACAAGCGATCGCGGCGAGCGGTGCACCCCTTCGTCAGCGTCAATTGCGCTGCGATCCCTCCGGCGCTCATCGCATCAGAGCTGTTCGGTCACGAGAAGGGGGCATTCACCGGCGCGGTGCAACGGCGGGCCGGGCGGTTCGAGCTTGCCGAGGGCGGGACGCTCTTTCTCGACGAGGTCGGCGAGTTGCCGCTGGAGACGCAGGTGTCGCTGCTCCGCGTCATCCAGGAACGCGAGTTCGAGCGCCTCGGCGGAAGCCGGCCGCTACGCGCGAACGTGCGGATCGTCGCCGCCACCAATCGTGACCTCAGCAGGGAGGTCGGCAACGGTGCGTTCCGCGCCGACCTGTTCTACCGGTTGAACGTCTTTCCGATCGCGATACCGCCGTTACGGGATCGCGCTGAGGACATTCCCCTCCTCGTGCAGTACTTCGTCAGCCGGCTCGCCAGGAACGTCGGCAAGCGGGTCGCGAGCATCAGCACCAAGAGCCTCGAACTGCTGAAGGCATACGATTGGCCGGGGAACGTGCGGGAACTGCAGAACGTCCTCGAGCGCGCGGTGATCATCGCCGAGACCGACACCCTGTCCATCGACGCCACCTGGCTCCATCGTGAACCGACGATGGAAGACGGTCGGCCACTCGCGCTGCCCGATCAACTGGCTCAGCAGGAGCGGAGCCTCATCGAGGCGGCGCTGAAGGAAACCAGAGGGCGTGTGTCCGGTCCCGCGGGTGCGGCGGCCAAGCTGAAGATGGCCGCGACAACGCTCGATTCGAGGATCAAGGCGCTCGGCATCGACAAGCGGGCGTTCAGGGCCGCGTACTGATCGCGTCACGAGATCTCGTGACAACAAACGAAAAACGG from Luteitalea sp. TBR-22 includes:
- a CDS encoding sigma 54-interacting transcriptional regulator, translating into MNFEALQELALRIAGERTVDRVLQHIVDGLRERPGVALSRVWIAAAGDQCASCRLRSMCPDQSVCLHLAASAGASVHGESWTRTDGNFRRIPMGRLKVGSIAATREGLLLTDPLSEHLKHQDWVRDEGIVSFAGQPLIYRDQTLGVLGVFRRQSIDVEEFKWLRMFADHAAAAVANARAFTELAQAEHRIRQDERELRLLIDSLPVSVCALDTDGRVSYINSAGRRYLGTDLADRTVSTADDHRALVYAPEDLASVRARVGSALATGTPCEIEARLRRHDGEYRWHLIRHEPLIDEHGRVVRWYVSGVDIDERKRAEDRVRTENVALREAIDQATMFEEIVGTSPRLRTVLANLAKVAPTDSTVLILGETGTGKELVARAIHKRSRRAVHPFVSVNCAAIPPALIASELFGHEKGAFTGAVQRRAGRFELAEGGTLFLDEVGELPLETQVSLLRVIQEREFERLGGSRPLRANVRIVAATNRDLSREVGNGAFRADLFYRLNVFPIAIPPLRDRAEDIPLLVQYFVSRLARNVGKRVASISTKSLELLKAYDWPGNVRELQNVLERAVIIAETDTLSIDATWLHREPTMEDGRPLALPDQLAQQERSLIEAALKETRGRVSGPAGAAAKLKMAATTLDSRIKALGIDKRAFRAAY